The following are from one region of the Methylophilus sp. DW102 genome:
- the flgK gene encoding flagellar hook-associated protein FlgK — protein MNVLNVGKSALTVAQLGIATTGHNIANASTPGYNRQSIVQKAAAAQSFGNGYLGQGAEVGTIVRSYDDVLAKQVINTTSNQSSSSVYLQGINEVNSLLSDDKAGVSAVMTNFFRSVSAAAANPSDIATRQTVISNAQSLVSRFTAVNSRLDEMRSNINTQVSTSVATINSYASSIADLNEKIKQAFSSTGNPPNDLMDQRDLLVAKISEQIKTTVLPQQDNTYNVSIGNGIPIVLGNQSQDLYAVPNDTDSTRLEVGYGASGSPKPISGSLTGGALGGALQFRDETLDTVQNQLGQLAITFATAFNNQHKQGTDLTGTVGQNMFNIAGPVAISNRNNTDQSKQASVAITDPSQLTSSNYTLEYVNGQYNITRQNDKYVWTNVTLPFNQDGITINTNTSSPTNGDSYLIKPTQYAASGLTLAVTDVEKLALADNPSKGESDNTNALKLADLQNQNFVRVNASSTNRTFAQAYALTTSAVGIKANQMSIINQADKTALDNATSAMQSQSGVNLDEEAANLLRYQQAYQAAGKMMQIASNMFDTLLSLGR, from the coding sequence ATGAATGTATTAAACGTTGGGAAAAGTGCGCTGACCGTCGCTCAGCTAGGCATTGCAACCACGGGACATAACATTGCCAATGCATCCACGCCTGGATACAACAGGCAGTCCATTGTTCAAAAGGCGGCAGCCGCACAAAGTTTTGGTAACGGTTATCTTGGTCAAGGTGCCGAGGTTGGGACCATCGTACGTTCCTACGATGACGTGCTGGCCAAACAAGTGATTAATACAACCAGTAACCAAAGTTCAAGCTCGGTATATTTACAAGGCATTAATGAAGTCAATAGCCTGCTGTCTGATGACAAAGCCGGCGTGAGCGCGGTGATGACCAACTTTTTCAGATCTGTCAGCGCAGCGGCTGCGAACCCTTCGGATATTGCCACCCGGCAAACGGTCATTTCCAATGCGCAATCCTTGGTGAGCCGCTTTACCGCAGTCAATTCGCGTCTGGATGAAATGCGTTCCAATATCAATACGCAAGTTTCAACCAGTGTGGCAACCATTAACAGCTATGCCAGCTCTATTGCGGATCTGAATGAAAAAATCAAGCAAGCGTTTAGTTCAACTGGTAATCCGCCCAATGACCTGATGGACCAGCGTGACTTGCTCGTCGCAAAAATCAGTGAACAGATCAAAACGACAGTCCTGCCACAGCAAGATAACACTTACAACGTTTCCATCGGCAATGGCATCCCGATTGTACTGGGCAATCAATCCCAAGACCTGTATGCGGTACCCAATGACACTGATAGCACCCGACTTGAAGTCGGTTATGGTGCTTCTGGCTCGCCTAAACCCATAAGCGGCTCTCTGACGGGCGGCGCATTGGGCGGCGCATTGCAATTCAGGGATGAAACGCTAGACACGGTACAAAACCAGCTGGGACAACTGGCGATTACCTTTGCCACGGCGTTTAACAACCAGCACAAACAGGGCACAGACCTGACCGGTACCGTTGGCCAGAATATGTTTAATATTGCTGGTCCGGTCGCGATCAGTAACCGTAATAATACTGACCAGAGCAAACAGGCGTCTGTCGCGATCACGGACCCTTCACAACTGACCAGCAGTAACTACACCCTGGAGTATGTGAATGGTCAGTACAATATCACGCGCCAAAATGATAAGTACGTCTGGACAAATGTGACCTTGCCATTCAATCAGGATGGCATCACCATTAACACGAATACCAGTTCACCGACCAATGGCGACTCTTACCTGATTAAGCCTACCCAGTATGCTGCCAGCGGATTGACCCTGGCGGTAACGGATGTGGAAAAGCTGGCATTGGCCGACAACCCTTCTAAAGGGGAAAGCGACAACACCAATGCGCTAAAACTGGCTGATTTACAGAATCAGAACTTCGTCAGGGTGAATGCCAGCTCTACCAACAGAACCTTTGCACAGGCTTATGCCCTCACCACCAGTGCGGTGGGGATTAAAGCCAACCAGATGAGCATCATTAACCAGGCCGACAAAACTGCGCTGGATAATGCCACCTCGGCCATGCAGTCACAATCAGGGGTCAACCTGGATGAAGAGGCTGCCAACCTGCTACGCTATCAGCAAGCCTATCAAGCGGCAGGCAAAATGATGCAAATCGCCAGTAATATGTTCGATACCCTGCTAAGTCTGGGCAGATAA
- the flgJ gene encoding flagellar assembly peptidoglycan hydrolase FlgJ: protein MQPRVDPNSLAIDGSALNSLKRAKNDSPETIRAVARQFEGILMNMMLKSMRDTVPQEGFADNEQSKMFTGMLDQQLSTHLSQKGLGLTDVLVRQLSKLNGHPVDTNTPASGNESGKANKATDKVSSATVQSAAPTYAQAVLAQATQKIREAYQQWEAADTQSTAPASDTAWARGIPELPPLIEETQANVQGFTLPQAPLATAMREVAGKTQQFIQSMLPHAQAASNASGIPAKFMIGQAALESGWGKHEIKTENGVNSHNLFGIKADASWKGKVVSSTTTEYVNGVKQTKVEKFRAYDSYSDAFKDYAKMISQNPRYQQAMNNTHDASAYAHALQRAGYATDPQYGKKLTQVINHLRS, encoded by the coding sequence ATGCAACCACGTGTCGATCCAAATAGCCTGGCCATAGACGGCAGTGCGCTGAATAGTCTCAAGCGAGCTAAAAATGACTCGCCTGAAACCATTCGTGCAGTGGCACGTCAGTTTGAAGGTATTTTGATGAACATGATGCTCAAAAGCATGCGCGACACCGTCCCGCAAGAAGGCTTTGCCGATAACGAACAAAGCAAAATGTTTACCGGCATGCTTGATCAACAATTGAGTACCCATTTGAGCCAGAAAGGCCTGGGGCTCACTGATGTGTTGGTCAGGCAATTGAGTAAACTCAACGGACATCCCGTGGATACCAACACACCCGCAAGCGGTAACGAATCGGGCAAGGCAAATAAAGCCACTGACAAAGTCAGCAGTGCAACGGTGCAGAGCGCAGCCCCCACCTATGCCCAAGCCGTGCTGGCACAAGCAACACAAAAAATCCGTGAAGCGTATCAACAATGGGAAGCTGCTGATACTCAGTCCACAGCGCCAGCCAGCGATACCGCCTGGGCACGTGGCATCCCGGAATTGCCGCCTTTGATTGAAGAAACACAAGCCAATGTGCAAGGCTTTACCCTGCCCCAGGCGCCGTTGGCGACCGCGATGCGTGAAGTCGCTGGCAAAACCCAGCAATTCATTCAAAGCATGCTGCCACATGCGCAGGCAGCCAGTAACGCATCTGGCATTCCGGCCAAATTCATGATCGGCCAGGCTGCACTGGAAAGCGGCTGGGGTAAACATGAAATTAAAACAGAGAATGGCGTCAACAGCCATAACCTGTTCGGCATCAAGGCTGATGCCAGCTGGAAAGGCAAAGTCGTCAGTAGTACCACCACCGAGTACGTGAATGGCGTCAAGCAAACCAAAGTGGAAAAATTTCGGGCCTACGACAGCTACAGTGACGCATTCAAGGATTACGCCAAAATGATTTCGCAAAATCCGCGCTATCAACAAGCCATGAATAACACGCATGATGCCAGCGCTTATGCCCATGCGCTGCAGCGTGCAGGCTATGCGACTGATCCGCAATATGGCAAAAAACTGACGCAAGTGATTAATCATTTGCGAAGTTGA
- a CDS encoding flagellar basal body P-ring protein FlgI produces the protein MLLLLSVTIVNTDNAHAERIKDISNIQGVRSNQLIGYGLVVGLDGTGDMTVQTPFTVQSIISMMNQLGVTIPPGTNLMLKNIAAVMVTSALPPFAQPGQTLDVTVSSMGNAKSLRGGTLLMTPLKGADGQIYAMAQGNLVVGGVGASANGSQAQINHLSVGRISEGATVERALPNTLLSQDIVKLELKESDFSTANNVVEAINKKFGPMTAQAESGRVIQVRPPESMSRVSFLANLETINVALAATPAKIILNARTGSVVMNKAVTLDSCAVSHGNLSVVINTSPVISQPGPFSNGQTVSTAVSEININKEPGKVLKLNNGANLADVVKALNAIGTTPQDLLAILQAMKAAGALNAELEVI, from the coding sequence ATGCTGTTATTGCTCAGCGTGACCATCGTCAACACCGATAATGCCCACGCAGAACGGATCAAAGACATCAGCAACATCCAGGGCGTGCGTAGCAACCAGTTAATTGGCTATGGTCTGGTCGTCGGTCTCGATGGCACTGGTGACATGACAGTACAAACCCCGTTTACCGTCCAAAGTATCATCAGCATGATGAACCAGCTCGGTGTGACAATTCCACCCGGGACCAACCTGATGCTGAAAAATATTGCCGCCGTCATGGTCACCAGTGCCCTGCCCCCTTTTGCGCAACCAGGACAAACACTGGATGTGACCGTTTCCTCCATGGGCAACGCCAAAAGCTTGCGGGGGGGTACCTTGCTGATGACACCGCTCAAAGGTGCAGATGGCCAGATTTATGCCATGGCGCAGGGTAACCTGGTGGTCGGCGGGGTCGGCGCTTCAGCCAATGGCAGCCAGGCCCAGATTAACCATCTGAGCGTGGGCCGGATTTCTGAAGGGGCGACCGTAGAACGCGCGTTGCCAAATACCCTGCTCAGTCAGGATATTGTTAAGCTTGAGCTTAAAGAAAGTGACTTTTCAACCGCCAATAACGTCGTGGAAGCCATCAATAAAAAGTTTGGCCCGATGACTGCGCAAGCCGAGAGCGGCCGCGTGATCCAGGTTCGGCCACCTGAAAGCATGAGCCGTGTCTCATTTTTGGCCAATCTCGAAACCATTAATGTCGCGCTGGCGGCAACGCCTGCCAAAATTATTCTTAATGCACGCACCGGCTCCGTGGTCATGAACAAGGCCGTGACACTGGATAGTTGCGCCGTCTCGCATGGCAACCTGTCAGTGGTCATCAATACCTCACCGGTCATCAGCCAGCCTGGCCCATTCTCTAACGGCCAAACGGTGTCTACTGCAGTGTCTGAGATCAATATCAACAAAGAGCCTGGCAAAGTGCTCAAGCTCAACAATGGGGCCAACCTGGCAGATGTGGTCAAAGCACTCAACGCCATTGGCACGACGCCGCAGGACTTGCTGGCAATTCTGCAGGCCATGAAAGCGGCCGGTGCATTGAATGCCGAGCTTGAGGTGATTTAA
- a CDS encoding flagellar basal body L-ring protein FlgH has translation MSLLLCLAFSQLLNGCSITPSTIVQKPETPRVAAARPDTRSEGAIFNSGAYRPLFEDRRPRYVGDMVTVLITENTTANKATDNEQTKDGATTAGVTGLFGHNVPKASFNASSALSFKDKATADASNTFSGSVTATVVDVLPNGYLVISGEKQIGFDKGTEYVRFSGVVNPDMITIGNQVVSTKVADARIEYRTNSKMDAAEVLSMFSRFFLSMIPL, from the coding sequence ATGAGCTTATTACTTTGTCTGGCATTCTCCCAATTACTGAATGGCTGTTCCATCACGCCGTCTACGATTGTTCAAAAGCCTGAAACACCGCGCGTTGCAGCGGCCCGCCCGGATACGCGCAGCGAAGGGGCTATTTTTAACAGCGGCGCCTACCGTCCACTGTTTGAGGATCGTCGTCCACGCTATGTCGGCGACATGGTCACCGTGCTGATTACAGAGAACACCACCGCCAACAAAGCCACTGACAATGAACAAACCAAAGACGGTGCAACTACGGCTGGCGTCACCGGTTTATTTGGTCACAACGTGCCTAAAGCTTCATTCAATGCCAGCTCTGCCCTCTCCTTCAAAGACAAGGCGACTGCGGATGCCAGCAACACCTTTAGCGGCTCTGTCACGGCAACCGTGGTCGATGTTCTGCCCAATGGCTATCTCGTGATCAGCGGCGAAAAACAGATCGGCTTTGACAAAGGCACAGAGTATGTGCGCTTCTCTGGCGTGGTCAACCCGGACATGATTACCATTGGTAACCAGGTGGTCTCTACCAAGGTGGCTGATGCGCGTATCGAATACCGCACCAATAGCAAAATGGATGCGGCAGAAGTGCTATCGATGTTTTCCCGCTTCTTTCTTAGCATGATTCCGTTGTAA
- the flgG gene encoding flagellar basal-body rod protein FlgG, with protein MIRSLWISKTGLDAQQMQMDVISNNLANVSTSGFKKSRAVFEDLLYQNLRQVGAQTSQQSQSPSGLQLGTGVKPVATERIFTQGNLQQTGNDKDVAIQGQGFFQILLPDGTTAYTRDGSFQVDSQGQLVTASGYPVQPAISIPANAQSLTIGRDGVVSITTPGSTATTQIGQIQLATFINPAGLQGKGENLYVETTASGNPGVNTPGTNGAGLLNSGYVETSNVNVVEELVSMIQTQRAYEINSKAITTSDQMLQKLAQL; from the coding sequence ATGATACGCTCATTATGGATTTCCAAAACCGGTCTGGATGCACAGCAAATGCAGATGGACGTGATTTCAAACAACCTGGCCAACGTCAGTACCAGTGGCTTTAAAAAATCGCGTGCCGTATTTGAAGACCTGTTATACCAAAACCTGCGCCAGGTCGGCGCCCAGACTTCTCAGCAAAGTCAGTCACCCAGCGGCTTGCAGTTGGGTACCGGGGTCAAACCGGTCGCGACTGAGCGTATTTTCACCCAAGGCAACTTGCAGCAAACAGGTAACGACAAGGATGTCGCGATCCAGGGCCAAGGCTTCTTCCAGATTTTGCTGCCAGATGGCACCACCGCTTATACCCGTGACGGCTCTTTCCAGGTTGACAGCCAGGGCCAGCTGGTCACCGCTAGCGGCTATCCTGTACAACCGGCAATCAGTATTCCGGCCAACGCGCAAAGCCTGACCATAGGCCGTGATGGCGTGGTCTCGATCACTACTCCAGGTTCTACCGCCACTACACAGATTGGACAGATCCAGCTGGCAACATTTATTAACCCGGCTGGCTTGCAGGGCAAAGGCGAAAACCTGTATGTCGAAACCACGGCCTCTGGTAACCCTGGTGTGAACACACCGGGCACTAATGGCGCGGGGCTGTTGAATTCTGGCTATGTTGAAACGTCCAACGTCAATGTGGTGGAAGAACTGGTTAGCATGATTCAGACGCAGCGCGCCTATGAAATTAATAGCAAAGCAATCACGACCTCGGATCAGATGCTGCAAAAACTAGCGCAGCTTTAA
- the flgF gene encoding flagellar basal-body rod protein FlgF → MDRLIYTAMTGAKHILEQQATTAHNLANATTTGFKAQIDSFRAVPILGDGLPTRAFVVDATMGTNYAAGSIQQTGRDLDIAVQGEGWIAVQRADGSEGYTRNGSLKINQNGQLQTESGLNVMGDGGPISIPPDVSVTIAKDGTVSSVNNLTAPGATNIIGRIKLANPPESSLKRAADGLFVTSNGQPAPADANVTVVGGALESSNVNVVDTMVNMISLARQFEMQMKMLDNAQNNAGKADQLFGLNG, encoded by the coding sequence ATGGACCGTCTGATTTATACCGCCATGACCGGCGCCAAACATATCCTGGAGCAACAGGCTACCACTGCACACAACCTGGCCAACGCAACGACAACAGGCTTCAAAGCGCAGATAGACAGCTTCCGGGCGGTGCCCATTTTAGGAGATGGCCTGCCAACCCGCGCCTTTGTGGTTGACGCCACCATGGGTACCAATTATGCCGCAGGCAGCATTCAGCAAACCGGACGTGATCTGGACATTGCCGTGCAAGGCGAAGGCTGGATTGCCGTCCAGCGCGCCGATGGCTCTGAGGGCTATACGCGTAACGGTTCACTCAAGATTAACCAGAATGGGCAGTTGCAAACCGAATCCGGCTTGAATGTGATGGGCGATGGTGGTCCGATCAGCATTCCACCGGATGTCTCGGTGACGATTGCCAAGGACGGCACGGTCTCCAGCGTGAACAATCTGACGGCGCCCGGTGCAACCAATATTATCGGCCGTATCAAACTGGCAAACCCGCCAGAATCCAGTCTGAAACGGGCTGCAGATGGCTTGTTTGTGACTTCGAATGGACAACCGGCACCGGCAGATGCCAATGTCACGGTGGTCGGTGGTGCATTGGAAAGTAGTAACGTGAATGTCGTCGATACCATGGTCAACATGATCAGCTTGGCGCGCCAGTTTGAGATGCAAATGAAAATGCTTGATAACGCCCAAAACAACGCCGGAAAAGCTGATCAACTCTTTGGTTTGAATGGCTAA
- the flgE gene encoding flagellar hook protein FlgE has translation MSFQQGLSGLNATSQQLSVIGNNVANANTVGFKQSTSKFSDVYAASLNGGGATQIGIGTKLAKVSQEFTQGNITNTNNTLDVAINGNGFFIMSQNGVVTYTRNGQFEMDKDGYIVNSEGKRLRGNSADNLEGSSPVDIQINTSDLPPKTSTQVTGKLNLNSDSPVIDQSVKPFNPSDATTYTNSTSITVYDALGNSHTVQNYFVKTAANTWQTYTTADGSVVPPKANASDPYTATGTIKFTTSGAYDTANSTALNVSFTPSSGAAAVNLKLDYTASTQYGSGFSVNKLAQDGYTSGRIANFSIGSDGIIVGRYSNGQSQALGRVVLANFVNPNGLRSLGGNQWQSSFDSGEALIGAPGSSTLGVLQSSAVEDSNVDLTAELVNMIMAQRVYQANSQTIKTQDQVLQTLVNMR, from the coding sequence ATGAGTTTTCAACAAGGTCTTAGCGGTTTAAATGCCACCTCTCAACAATTGTCTGTGATTGGCAACAACGTCGCCAACGCCAACACTGTGGGTTTTAAGCAATCAACCTCCAAATTTTCTGATGTGTATGCCGCCTCATTGAACGGCGGGGGTGCCACACAAATCGGGATTGGTACCAAGCTGGCCAAGGTCTCGCAAGAGTTCACTCAAGGCAACATCACCAATACCAACAATACACTGGATGTAGCTATCAATGGCAATGGCTTTTTCATTATGAGCCAGAACGGTGTCGTCACCTACACGCGTAACGGCCAGTTTGAGATGGATAAAGATGGTTATATTGTGAATAGTGAAGGCAAACGCCTGAGAGGCAACAGTGCTGACAACCTGGAAGGCTCCTCGCCAGTAGATATTCAAATTAACACCAGCGACCTGCCCCCAAAAACATCCACCCAGGTCACCGGCAAGCTCAATCTGAACTCGGATAGTCCAGTCATCGATCAATCGGTTAAACCATTTAACCCTTCTGATGCCACTACCTACACCAACTCGACTTCGATTACCGTGTATGATGCCTTGGGCAATAGCCATACGGTGCAGAATTACTTTGTCAAAACCGCTGCAAACACCTGGCAAACATATACCACTGCTGACGGCAGTGTGGTCCCACCGAAAGCGAATGCTTCAGATCCATATACAGCAACGGGCACGATTAAATTCACGACCTCTGGCGCGTATGATACTGCCAACTCTACAGCCCTGAATGTCAGCTTTACACCTTCAAGCGGTGCAGCTGCCGTCAACCTCAAACTGGATTACACCGCCAGTACGCAATATGGCTCTGGCTTCAGTGTGAACAAGTTAGCCCAGGACGGCTACACCTCTGGCCGGATTGCCAACTTCAGCATCGGTAGCGACGGCATTATTGTGGGACGTTACAGTAATGGTCAATCACAGGCGCTGGGCCGTGTGGTTTTGGCCAACTTTGTCAACCCTAACGGCTTGCGCTCGCTGGGCGGCAATCAGTGGCAATCCTCGTTCGATTCAGGCGAAGCCTTGATTGGCGCACCAGGCAGCAGCACGCTGGGGGTATTGCAATCTTCTGCAGTGGAAGACTCCAACGTCGACCTGACTGCAGAACTGGTGAACATGATTATGGCGCAGCGTGTTTACCAGGCCAACTCACAAACCATCAAAACGCAAGACCAGGTGCTGCAAACACTGGTGAACATGCGTTAA
- a CDS encoding flagellar hook assembly protein FlgD encodes MTTVNTNNQVPQDLLNTVNNRSSSTTSTDDAQDRFMKLLVTQMKNQDPLNPMDNAQVTSQMAQLNTVTGINKLNDSMTSLINNVQMGQSYQATSMIGRNILSAGNTMELGEKGALFGVNIPNGADNLTVTIKNGAGTVIQTLTLGKQATGINALSWDGKDASGQPAPTGTYTFETTATLGDAKTTSTALSLAQVQSVSQMNGSSRLNLSTGKDVALADVLEVF; translated from the coding sequence ATGACCACGGTGAATACTAACAATCAGGTCCCTCAAGACTTGCTCAATACAGTGAACAATCGCTCATCAAGTACAACCAGTACCGATGATGCCCAAGATAGGTTCATGAAGCTTCTGGTGACGCAAATGAAAAACCAGGACCCGCTCAACCCGATGGACAATGCTCAGGTGACTAGCCAGATGGCGCAACTGAACACGGTAACCGGGATCAACAAACTGAATGACTCCATGACCAGCCTCATCAACAACGTGCAGATGGGCCAGTCCTACCAGGCGACCAGCATGATAGGCCGCAATATATTGTCTGCCGGCAATACCATGGAGCTGGGCGAAAAAGGCGCACTGTTCGGTGTCAACATCCCGAACGGAGCCGACAACCTGACCGTCACCATTAAAAATGGCGCAGGCACCGTCATTCAAACACTGACGCTAGGCAAGCAGGCCACCGGCATCAATGCCCTGTCCTGGGATGGAAAAGACGCGAGCGGCCAACCGGCACCGACTGGCACTTATACCTTTGAAACGACCGCAACACTGGGGGATGCAAAAACAACCAGCACCGCATTAAGCCTGGCCCAGGTGCAAAGTGTTTCACAAATGAACGGCTCGTCCAGACTGAATTTGAGTACAGGCAAGGACGTGGCACTGGCCGATGTTCTGGAAGTATTCTAA
- the flgC gene encoding flagellar basal body rod protein FlgC — protein MSLFNVFKISGSAMSAQSMRLNTVASNLANADSVVSSDGKPYQAKQVVFKAVQDAANQNASTVAVDGVIEDNRPGKVVYDPKHPMANSEGYITMPNVNVTEEMVNMISASRAYQNNVETMNAAKTMLLKTLNIGQ, from the coding sequence ATGTCTTTGTTTAATGTATTCAAGATTTCCGGCTCTGCGATGAGCGCACAATCCATGCGTCTGAATACCGTAGCCAGCAACCTGGCCAACGCGGACAGCGTGGTCAGCTCTGACGGCAAACCCTATCAGGCCAAACAGGTCGTGTTCAAGGCCGTGCAAGATGCGGCGAATCAAAACGCCAGCACGGTTGCGGTTGACGGCGTGATTGAAGATAACCGCCCCGGCAAAGTGGTCTACGACCCCAAACACCCGATGGCCAACAGTGAAGGCTATATCACCATGCCTAACGTCAACGTTACTGAAGAGATGGTGAATATGATCTCTGCCTCCCGAGCTTATCAAAACAACGTGGAAACCATGAATGCGGCCAAGACCATGTTGCTTAAAACACTCAATATTGGTCAATAA
- the flgB gene encoding flagellar basal body rod protein FlgB codes for MINKLDAALNFHQTALRVRNERQELLASNIANADTPQYKARDIDFKAAMQAAMHPASSTGTSTGGLQKTDSGHMQGQPNQGYAGPGDPLFRTVTQASVDGNTVDMDAERNAYVDNGIRYEASLTMITGQIKKMLTAINGQ; via the coding sequence ATGATCAACAAATTAGACGCCGCACTGAATTTTCATCAGACGGCATTGCGTGTACGCAATGAACGTCAAGAGCTGTTGGCATCCAATATCGCGAATGCGGATACACCGCAATACAAGGCACGCGATATCGACTTTAAAGCCGCCATGCAGGCCGCCATGCATCCAGCCAGTAGCACGGGTACATCGACAGGTGGTTTGCAAAAAACCGACTCGGGCCACATGCAAGGTCAGCCGAATCAAGGCTACGCAGGCCCGGGTGATCCATTGTTCCGTACGGTGACGCAAGCCTCTGTAGACGGCAATACGGTAGACATGGATGCAGAACGTAATGCCTATGTCGATAACGGCATCCGTTATGAAGCAAGCTTAACCATGATCACCGGACAGATCAAAAAAATGCTGACCGCAATCAATGGCCAGTAA
- the flgA gene encoding flagellar basal body P-ring formation chaperone FlgA codes for MKPRLLTIFCAMLIALTGFFSHLLHAADRTATTATLANQRVAEPAVADMHSRVYQTAVQYVQSQTQGYPGKVNVDIQPLDSRVRIAACDMMEGFTVPGSRLWGKTHIGVRCLQAETKLWTLYVQADVQVWAEYAVTAVPVSQGALLSPNDVVLQSGDLSKLPAGIITDLSMLEGKQAALNMPLGTVLRPELLKSRPVIMQGQTVQLNSRGEGFVVSADGTALQTANAGQVVDVKVSSGQVIKGVALSSGKVDVRY; via the coding sequence ATGAAACCTCGTCTGCTTACAATTTTTTGTGCGATGCTGATTGCCCTGACCGGGTTCTTCAGTCATTTATTGCACGCAGCTGACCGTACGGCGACAACCGCCACGCTGGCCAATCAGCGTGTCGCTGAGCCGGCGGTCGCAGACATGCACAGCCGCGTGTATCAAACCGCTGTGCAATATGTGCAGAGCCAGACGCAAGGTTATCCAGGCAAAGTCAATGTCGACATTCAGCCACTAGACAGCCGTGTTCGTATTGCTGCCTGCGACATGATGGAAGGATTTACCGTACCAGGCTCACGGTTGTGGGGTAAAACACATATAGGTGTACGTTGCCTGCAAGCCGAGACCAAGTTGTGGACGCTGTATGTGCAGGCAGACGTGCAAGTGTGGGCTGAATATGCAGTGACGGCAGTGCCAGTCAGTCAGGGTGCACTACTTAGCCCGAACGATGTGGTGTTGCAATCAGGGGATTTAAGCAAGCTACCGGCTGGCATTATCACGGACTTGTCCATGCTCGAAGGCAAACAAGCCGCCTTGAATATGCCGCTGGGCACGGTGTTGCGCCCAGAGCTGCTCAAGTCCAGACCTGTGATCATGCAGGGTCAGACTGTACAGTTAAATAGCCGTGGCGAAGGATTTGTGGTCAGTGCCGATGGGACTGCACTGCAAACAGCCAATGCAGGGCAGGTGGTGGATGTCAAGGTCAGTAGCGGCCAGGTGATTAAAGGGGTTGCACTGTCGAGTGGAAAAGTCGATGTAAGATATTAG
- the flgM gene encoding flagellar biosynthesis anti-sigma factor FlgM → MNISDSIKKLGIGVDKPVLDKGTSSKSTEKTSTSATPASKDNVTLSAASVQMQSIEAGITSSEVFDTHKVDEIKSAIARGDFTVDTGKVADGLLQTVKDLIHSKKG, encoded by the coding sequence ATGAATATTTCAGATTCGATCAAGAAACTTGGGATTGGTGTAGATAAACCAGTATTAGATAAAGGTACCAGCAGCAAAAGTACCGAAAAAACAAGCACATCGGCAACGCCAGCCAGCAAAGACAATGTGACATTGTCCGCGGCATCGGTGCAGATGCAGTCCATTGAAGCGGGGATCACCTCGTCAGAGGTGTTTGATACTCACAAAGTGGACGAAATTAAAAGTGCTATTGCGCGTGGAGACTTTACTGTCGACACGGGTAAAGTGGCTGACGGCTTATTGCAAACCGTTAAGGACTTGATACATTCGAAAAAAGGATGA
- a CDS encoding flagellar protein FlgN, which translates to MTTANRNAIPEISFEADANLVEALIEDLQNEQKALVKADLDTIERIIDQRVELLQALGEAAKQRYAALSAAGFEANEKGMAKWLELGHGKVMDTAWMEFQKKLAQAKELNRINGILINKHFQRNQEKLDAIQGKATNATQFYGKNGQTHGAHSSRTSFAV; encoded by the coding sequence ATGACAACTGCAAATCGCAACGCTATCCCTGAGATCAGTTTTGAAGCGGATGCCAATCTGGTTGAAGCGCTCATTGAAGATTTGCAGAATGAACAAAAAGCCTTGGTCAAAGCTGACCTGGACACCATAGAACGGATTATTGATCAGCGTGTAGAGTTACTACAGGCGCTGGGTGAAGCCGCAAAACAGCGTTACGCTGCCTTGTCGGCTGCTGGCTTCGAAGCCAATGAAAAAGGCATGGCTAAATGGCTGGAGTTAGGACATGGCAAAGTGATGGATACTGCATGGATGGAGTTCCAGAAAAAACTGGCGCAGGCAAAAGAGCTTAACCGCATCAACGGCATCCTGATCAACAAGCATTTTCAACGCAACCAGGAAAAGCTGGATGCGATTCAAGGCAAAGCAACCAATGCCACACAGTTCTATGGCAAAAATGGCCAAACTCACGGTGCCCACAGCTCTCGCACCAGTTTTGCGGTATAA